Within Candidatus Saccharimonadales bacterium, the genomic segment TAATATGCTTGTAGTTTACGTCATCGGTTTTAGTCGTTAAAACACAGGGTGCAAGTTTGCCACTAAAACGGAATACGGCCGTGTCGCCATCGATCACCGCAAGAGCTTCGCTAAGATATCGTGAATTTAAGGTTACCTGGCCATCGTGTGATATCTCGGCCGTAGAGTTTGAGGTGTTTTCACCAAGTTCAGACGCGATCGAGTGAATCGCAAGCGTTCCAGCTTCGTGATCCGCCGTGAGTGTCACGCTTCCGCCTGATTCGCGCGCAAAGAGCCCGGCAATTTTGGTAATCCGAACGAATTCGGACGTATCAAGAACAATTTCCGTTTCTGACGTGGCCGGTATGAGCTGGCGGTAGTCAGGGTAATTGCCATCGATTAGGCGGCTGGTGATTTCTGATTCACCAACCCGAAAACGCACCTGTGTTTCATCGAATAGCATATCAACTTCTGAAATGTCATCGCTTAGCGTCCGAAGCACCTCTTGCAGGGTTGAGGTGGGAATAATCGCCGCCACTTCGCTTTTTGTCTCCACAAGACGGCGCTCAGACAGGCGGTATCCGTCAGTTGCCGCTAGGTATAGATTACCCTCGAATGAATGCCAGTACACGCCTGTAAGAACCGGCCGGGTACTGTCGTTACTGCTCGTAATAATCGTTTGCGAGACGGCTTGTTTAAAATCAGCGGTGTTAATGCTGTACTGAACAACTGATTTCTCATCGATTGTCGGAAGCTCAGGGAACT encodes:
- the dnaN gene encoding DNA polymerase III subunit beta; its protein translation is MELTVTQENLAKALSSAGRVASSKAGLPILSNILLRTDGNRLLVAATNLEIASTYHLGAKIVTPGAITIPAKLVSEFISSLPKGNVELKVNDSHLQISSGGYSSVINGVIADEFPELPTIDEKSVVQYSINTADFKQAVSQTIITSSNDSTRPVLTGVYWHSFEGNLYLAATDGYRLSERRLVETKSEVAAIIPTSTLQEVLRTLSDDISEVDMLFDETQVRFRVGESEITSRLIDGNYPDYRQLIPATSETEIVLDTSEFVRITKIAGLFARESGGSVTLTADHEAGTLAIHSIASELGENTSNSTAEISHDGQVTLNSRYLSEALAVIDGDTAVFRFSGKLAPCVLTTKTDDVNYKHIIMPLKS